The stretch of DNA CTTTTGCTTCTTTTCTTTTGATAATAAGCGGAATATAGCTTTCCAGTGACATAGCTGTTGCCATAGGAAGAGCAGCATACGGAACTCCACAGATTAAATCAAAATTATCCAAAGGAAGCATTTCCAATAAATAATTAGCAAGATTCTTTAAAATTTTAGGATCTGAAGCTAAAGGTCTCAGGTCAACATAAAACGGACTTTCAATACCACTTTTTAAAGTGAATCTTCCAAATTTAATGATGCCTAGCTTATAACACTCCAAGAAGAATTCTTTTTTACTTTCCATTATTTTTTATTAGATGTTGCAAATTTAAGGATTTGTAATAAGGCTTAAAAATTTATCAATTAAATTATAAATAAAAAGCCATCCCAAAAGTATAGGGACGGCCTGAAAGAATATTTTTTTGTAAATTATTTTATAATCTGTGCATCGATTATTTTGGTGTTTCCGGTGTTTATTTTTTGTTCTACTTCCCAAAGAAGGAATTTATCCACTTCTTTTATCAATTTAGGAATCACCAGATATAAAACAGCTAAGTCATCGAGAACTCCCAGAACAGGGACTGCAACTTCTGGAATAAGGTCGATAGGTGAGATGATATACACAATACCTAACAAAGGCAAAATGATATCAATAGATCTCATAGGGTATATTCCCTTTTTCCAATACTTAACCATTCTAAAGATGTCTGGAATTTTTTTCACAAACCCTTTGTGGTTGATGGCCTCTTTAGCCAGGTTTAACTTAGAATATTTCATTTTGTGTTTGGTTTTAAAATAAATTTTCAACGTTATAAATTTCGCAAATTCTATACCAAATACTTATAAAAATTCGTTAAAAAATTATTTGACAATATTGTCGATACATTGATGCACAAATTCTGTATTCCAGTCAGTATAAGCATCTTCCTTAATTAGAATTCTTCCTGTTTTATCCAGTACAAATGTTGTTGGGAAGACTTTTGGCAATAGCTTTTCTGAAATAGGGCTTTGGGCAATATATACAGGAACCGTGTAATTATTTTCCTGAAGGAACTTTCTTACTGCTGATTCTTCATCTTTCATAGCGATCAGTACAAAATCGACATGATCTTTTCTTGTATCATACAGTTTCTGAATAGAAGGCCATTCTTTTCTGCAAGGGGGACACCATGTTCCCCAGAAATTTAAAAAAACAGGTTTATCTCTGAAGTTTTTAAGATTGGTGCTTGGAGCATTAATCCCTTTAAGCTCGATATTGTAATCATCTTTACCTACAGTAACTGCATTTTCAATAGTAGCAATAGGAAAAAACTGATCTTTCAAAAAGTTCCTTACACCGGGTATGAGAACAATAATACCGATAATGGCAATTAATACAATATAAACGATATTTTTTTTCATTTGTTATTTTTTTTATTGTTACTTCCTGTTTTCCAATTGAGATGGAATCTTATAATAATTCTAATATTTCCTGTACAGCATCTTTACCTCTGTTTTTGGCATAGTAAATTTGTAGATCATTATAAAATTCATCTTTTGGATATCCTTCAGGATCTGCTTTATATTTTAATAATAATTCTTTCCCATATTGAGGGCGAGGTCCCCATGAATTTTTAACTGTAAAATCATCATTAAGAATAATGACTTTCGGGATTGACTCGGTCCCATTGGTTAGGAACTGATTAATTAAAGTTTTATCACCATCTCTCAAAAAAATTCTGACTTCATTTTTGCCTTCAAAAAATTTAATAAGAGCAGGGACAGTTGCACTTGCATCACCACACCATGCTTCGGAAATAATTAAAATTTTCCCGTCAAAATTTTTAGATTTTAATATTTTGAGCTGTTCTTCATCAGGGGTGTACTTTTTTAAAGTTCTATCCATTCTTTGAAGACCCAGTTCATAATATTGCTTATAATCAATGTCTTTCTGATTGTCAGGACTTTCAAGTCTTTGTCTTCCAATGTGAACATATTCCTCAAAACCGATCCCTTTATCCCAATATTCTTTCATGATGCTCATGGTGTATGTATTTAGAAATTATTTAGATTTCTTGTTTTATTAATTAAAAATAGATCTGCCAATACGAAAGCGGCTAAACTTTCCACAACAGGAACAGCTCTAGGAACTACACAAGGATCATGTCTTCCTTTTCCTTCAACGATAACAGGGTTTCCATCTTTATCAATGCTATCTTGAGGTCTTAAGATAGTTGCCACCGGTTTGAAAGCTACCCGGAAGTAGATATCCATTCCATTAGATATCCCGCCTTGAATCCCTCCAGACAAATTGGATTTTGTTGTAAAGTCAGTGTTAAAAGCATCATTATGCTCTTTTCCAGTCATTTTTGCTCCACAAAATCCACTTCCATACTCAAAGCCTTTACAAGCGTTGATATTAAGCATTGCTTTTGCAAGTTCTGCCTGTAGCTTAGAGAAAATAGGCTCTCCGATTCCGACCGGAACATTTTTGATGACACAGGTAATCGTTCCACCAATAGTATTTCCTTCTTTTTTTATTTCTTTGATTCTTGAAATCATCTTTTCGGCTGTCTCAGCGTCAGGGCAACGAACATCATTGCTTTCCGTTTTTGAGAAATCCAGATCCTGATAAGGCTTTTCACAAAAAATTTCGCCCACGGAAGAAACGTAAGCATTGATTTCAATGTCAGATAAGAGTTGCTTAGCAAGCGCACCCGCAACGACCCAATTCATTGTTTCTCTGGCTGATGATTTTCCACCTCCGCGATAGTCTTTGATTCCAAATTTTTGGTCATAGGTAAAGTCTGCATGACTGGGACGGTACGCACTGGCAATGTGATCATAATCCTTAGACTTCTGATTTTCATTTTCAATGACAAAGCCAATAGGAGTACCTGTGGTTTTCCCTTCAAATATTCCTGAATGAAATTTTACTGTGTCACTTTCTTTGCGTTGTGTTACAATTGCCGATTGACCAGGTTTGCGACGATCCAATTCGTACTGAATTTTATCAAAGTCAATAGTTAAACCTGCCGGA from Chryseobacterium piperi encodes:
- a CDS encoding YkvA family protein, with product MKYSKLNLAKEAINHKGFVKKIPDIFRMVKYWKKGIYPMRSIDIILPLLGIVYIISPIDLIPEVAVPVLGVLDDLAVLYLVIPKLIKEVDKFLLWEVEQKINTGNTKIIDAQIIK
- a CDS encoding TlpA family protein disulfide reductase, with protein sequence MKKNIVYIVLIAIIGIIVLIPGVRNFLKDQFFPIATIENAVTVGKDDYNIELKGINAPSTNLKNFRDKPVFLNFWGTWCPPCRKEWPSIQKLYDTRKDHVDFVLIAMKDEESAVRKFLQENNYTVPVYIAQSPISEKLLPKVFPTTFVLDKTGRILIKEDAYTDWNTEFVHQCIDNIVK
- a CDS encoding thioredoxin family protein, whose translation is MKEYWDKGIGFEEYVHIGRQRLESPDNQKDIDYKQYYELGLQRMDRTLKKYTPDEEQLKILKSKNFDGKILIISEAWCGDASATVPALIKFFEGKNEVRIFLRDGDKTLINQFLTNGTESIPKVIILNDDFTVKNSWGPRPQYGKELLLKYKADPEGYPKDEFYNDLQIYYAKNRGKDAVQEILELL
- the aroC gene encoding chorismate synthase, translating into MFNTLGNLLSLTTYGESHGVAYGGIINNFPAGLTIDFDKIQYELDRRKPGQSAIVTQRKESDTVKFHSGIFEGKTTGTPIGFVIENENQKSKDYDHIASAYRPSHADFTYDQKFGIKDYRGGGKSSARETMNWVVAGALAKQLLSDIEINAYVSSVGEIFCEKPYQDLDFSKTESNDVRCPDAETAEKMISRIKEIKKEGNTIGGTITCVIKNVPVGIGEPIFSKLQAELAKAMLNINACKGFEYGSGFCGAKMTGKEHNDAFNTDFTTKSNLSGGIQGGISNGMDIYFRVAFKPVATILRPQDSIDKDGNPVIVEGKGRHDPCVVPRAVPVVESLAAFVLADLFLINKTRNLNNF